Proteins co-encoded in one Rhodococcus sp. PAMC28707 genomic window:
- a CDS encoding amino acid ABC transporter permease, with protein sequence MSTSAVNPSEHSEGADQVPIKAIPLRHPGRWVAALVVIVLFALFAYGAATNPAFAWDTYGRYLFDSRIGTGVGLTVQLTVYSMIIAVVLGVVVAVMRLSPNPVLRSAAWVYLWVFRGTPIYVQLVFWGLLPSIYKEVALGIPFSVQFATFDLQALYNAFWFAVIGLALNEAAYMAEIVRAGVNSVGEGQVEASTALGMSWSQTMRRTVLPQAMRVIIPPTGNELISLLKTTSLVVAVPFTGDLYGRARDISGANFEPIPLLLVASTWYLVITSVMMVGQYYLERHYSKGVSRTLTNRQLQALADAQGGKPLMAPRSSEGGAM encoded by the coding sequence GTGTCCACCTCTGCGGTGAATCCCTCCGAACACAGCGAGGGAGCCGATCAGGTACCCATCAAGGCTATTCCGTTGCGGCATCCGGGTAGGTGGGTAGCGGCACTGGTCGTGATTGTCTTGTTTGCACTGTTCGCTTACGGAGCAGCGACAAATCCAGCCTTCGCTTGGGACACGTACGGTCGGTACCTGTTCGACTCGAGGATCGGCACAGGTGTCGGTTTGACGGTGCAACTCACCGTGTACTCGATGATCATCGCTGTCGTGCTGGGCGTCGTGGTGGCCGTGATGCGGTTGTCGCCGAACCCGGTTCTTCGAAGCGCCGCATGGGTCTATCTGTGGGTCTTTCGTGGAACTCCGATCTACGTCCAGCTCGTGTTCTGGGGCCTCCTTCCGTCGATCTACAAGGAGGTGGCGCTCGGAATACCGTTCAGCGTGCAGTTCGCCACGTTCGATCTTCAGGCGCTCTACAACGCCTTTTGGTTCGCAGTCATCGGCTTGGCCTTGAACGAGGCCGCCTATATGGCCGAGATCGTCCGAGCGGGTGTCAACTCCGTTGGTGAAGGACAGGTTGAGGCATCGACGGCGCTCGGGATGTCCTGGTCGCAGACGATGCGCCGAACTGTGCTGCCGCAGGCGATGCGTGTGATCATTCCGCCGACCGGCAACGAGTTGATCAGTCTGCTCAAGACCACCTCGCTCGTTGTAGCAGTCCCGTTCACCGGTGATCTCTACGGCCGCGCACGGGATATCTCTGGCGCGAACTTCGAGCCGATACCGTTGCTGCTGGTGGCATCGACCTGGTATCTCGTCATCACGAGCGTGATGATGGTCGGTCAGTATTATCTCGAGCGTCACTATTCGAAGGGCGTGTCGCGAACCTTGACGAATCGTCAACTGCAGGCTCTCGCTGATGCCCAGGGCGGCAAGCCACTGATGGCGCCGCGTTCCTCCGAGGGTGGTGCGATGTGA
- a CDS encoding amino acid ABC transporter ATP-binding protein, with protein sequence MVKADQVCKSFGALRVLNGISLEIDKGQVLCMVGPSGSGKSTFLRCINHLEQVNAGRLYVDDELVGYEEKNGKLYELHPKKAAKQRSDIGMVFQHFNLFPHRTALENIIEAPTQVKKIKKKDATARAMELLDRVGLSEKSGAYPAQLSGGQQQRVAIARALAMDPKLMLFDEPTSALDPELVGEVLGVMKQLAKDGMTMIVVTHEMGFAREVADQLVFMDAGVVVETGEPRSLLANPQHDRTKLFLSKLL encoded by the coding sequence ATGGTCAAGGCCGACCAGGTGTGCAAGAGCTTCGGTGCGCTACGGGTTCTCAACGGGATCTCGCTCGAAATCGACAAGGGCCAGGTCCTGTGCATGGTGGGGCCTTCGGGTTCAGGAAAGTCGACATTTCTGCGGTGCATCAATCACCTCGAGCAGGTCAATGCAGGCCGTCTCTACGTGGACGACGAACTGGTCGGGTACGAGGAGAAGAACGGCAAGCTCTACGAACTCCATCCGAAGAAGGCTGCCAAACAGCGCAGCGACATCGGTATGGTCTTCCAGCATTTCAATTTGTTTCCGCACCGAACGGCGCTCGAAAACATCATCGAAGCTCCGACTCAGGTCAAAAAGATCAAGAAGAAGGACGCGACCGCACGAGCTATGGAGCTCTTGGACCGGGTCGGGCTCAGTGAGAAGTCGGGCGCGTATCCGGCTCAGCTCTCCGGTGGCCAACAGCAGCGCGTTGCCATTGCGCGGGCGCTCGCCATGGATCCAAAGCTGATGCTGTTCGACGAGCCGACCTCAGCCCTCGATCCCGAACTGGTCGGCGAGGTCCTCGGTGTGATGAAGCAACTCGCCAAGGACGGTATGACGATGATCGTCGTCACCCACGAGATGGGTTTCGCACGGGAAGTCGCAGACCAGCTCGTCTTCATGGACGCCGGAGTGGTCGTGGAAACCGGGGAACCGCGGTCGCTGCTCGCGAACCCGCAACACGATCGCACCAAGCTGTTTCTGTCCAAGCTGCTCTAG
- a CDS encoding class I SAM-dependent methyltransferase, whose product MTDSSLPPNTPPAEPQLPIHPGRRRLSSQASDRASRSWWDSDADEYHRTHGEFLGVGSEQGEFVWCPEGLHEGDAHLLGEISGKRILEVGCGSAPCARWLAAHGAHAVGLDISAGMLARGLDAMAAGGSTVPLIQASAESLPFADESFDIACSAFGAVPFVADSANVMAEVARILAPGGIWVFAVNHPMRWIFPDDPGEAGLTASIPYFDRTPYVEFDSEGTPTYVEHHRTIGDRVREIVAAGLEVRDIIEPDWPEWLDQEWGQWSPLRGQLFPGTAIFSCRKPD is encoded by the coding sequence ATGACCGATAGTTCGCTCCCTCCAAACACCCCACCGGCCGAACCACAGTTACCGATTCACCCTGGTCGCAGGAGGCTCAGCTCGCAGGCCAGTGATCGAGCAAGCCGCTCGTGGTGGGATTCGGATGCGGACGAGTATCACCGCACTCACGGCGAGTTCCTCGGTGTCGGATCCGAGCAGGGCGAATTCGTCTGGTGCCCGGAAGGACTACACGAGGGTGACGCCCACCTCCTCGGTGAGATATCCGGCAAGCGCATCCTCGAGGTGGGCTGCGGATCAGCGCCGTGCGCCCGCTGGCTGGCTGCTCACGGCGCACATGCCGTCGGTCTGGACATCTCCGCGGGCATGCTTGCTCGGGGACTCGACGCGATGGCCGCCGGGGGCTCAACTGTGCCGTTGATTCAGGCGAGCGCAGAGTCTTTACCCTTCGCGGACGAAAGTTTCGACATCGCCTGCTCTGCGTTCGGGGCGGTACCCTTCGTCGCCGATTCGGCGAACGTGATGGCCGAGGTCGCGCGAATCCTCGCACCGGGTGGAATCTGGGTATTCGCCGTCAACCACCCGATGCGATGGATCTTTCCGGATGACCCGGGGGAAGCCGGGTTGACCGCGTCCATTCCATACTTCGACCGAACGCCGTATGTCGAGTTCGACAGCGAGGGCACACCTACGTACGTCGAGCACCACCGCACGATCGGCGATCGGGTCCGCGAAATCGTTGCAGCAGGCCTCGAGGTGCGCGACATCATCGAACCCGACTGGCCCGAATGGCTCGATCAGGAGTGGGGACAGTGGAGTCCGCTCCGTGGGCAACTTTTTCCGGGCACCGCTATCTTCAGCTGCAGGAAGCCCGACTAG
- the rpsA gene encoding 30S ribosomal protein S1, which yields MPSTTTSPQVAVNDIGSAEDFLAAIDATIKYFNDGDIVEGTIVKVDRDEVLLDIGYKTEGVIPSRELSIKHDVDPNEVVSVGDAIEALVLTKEDKEGRLILSKKRAQYERAWGTIEELKEKDEAVKGTVIEVVKGGLILDIGLRGFLPASLVEMRRVRDLQPYVGKEIEAKIIELDKNRNNVVLSRRAWLEQTQSEVRSEFLHQLQKGQVRKGVVSSIVNFGAFVDLGGVDGLVHVSELSWKHIDHPSEVVEVGTEVTVEVLDVDLDRERVSLSLKATQEDPWRQFARTHAIGQIVPGKVTKLVPFGAFVRVEEGIEGLVHISELAERHVEVPDQVVGVGDDALVKVIDIDLERRRISLSLKQANEDYAEEFDPSKYGMADSYDEGGNYIFPEGFDSETNEWLEGYEKQREEWEGRYAEAERRHKMHTAQMEKTAKDEAAEAANTNYSSESGQAPAEAEGDAPAASAPASTGGSLASDAQLAALREKLSGNA from the coding sequence ATGCCCTCAACCACTACCTCACCGCAGGTGGCCGTAAACGATATCGGCTCCGCAGAGGATTTTCTCGCGGCGATCGACGCCACGATCAAATACTTCAACGATGGTGACATTGTCGAAGGCACCATCGTCAAGGTCGATCGTGACGAGGTCCTGCTCGACATCGGTTACAAAACCGAAGGTGTCATTCCTTCCCGCGAGCTCTCCATCAAGCACGACGTCGACCCCAACGAGGTCGTCTCCGTGGGAGATGCGATCGAAGCACTCGTTCTCACCAAGGAGGACAAGGAAGGCCGTTTGATCCTGTCCAAGAAGCGAGCTCAGTACGAGCGCGCTTGGGGCACGATCGAAGAGCTCAAGGAGAAGGACGAGGCCGTCAAGGGCACCGTCATCGAGGTCGTCAAGGGTGGACTCATCCTCGACATCGGTCTCCGTGGCTTCCTTCCCGCCTCGCTCGTCGAGATGCGTCGTGTCCGCGACCTCCAGCCGTACGTCGGCAAGGAGATCGAGGCCAAGATCATCGAGCTCGACAAGAACCGCAACAACGTGGTCCTGTCGCGCCGCGCATGGCTCGAGCAGACTCAGTCCGAGGTTCGCAGCGAGTTCCTGCACCAGCTCCAGAAGGGGCAGGTCCGCAAGGGCGTCGTCTCCTCGATCGTCAACTTCGGTGCATTCGTGGACCTGGGCGGCGTCGACGGACTCGTGCATGTGTCCGAGCTTTCCTGGAAGCACATCGATCACCCGTCCGAGGTTGTCGAGGTCGGCACCGAGGTCACCGTCGAGGTTCTCGACGTCGACCTGGACCGCGAGCGCGTTTCTCTCTCGCTCAAGGCGACTCAGGAAGATCCGTGGCGCCAGTTCGCTCGCACACATGCGATCGGTCAGATCGTTCCCGGTAAGGTCACCAAGCTCGTTCCGTTCGGTGCGTTCGTTCGCGTCGAAGAGGGCATCGAGGGCCTCGTGCACATCTCCGAGTTGGCCGAGCGCCACGTGGAGGTTCCGGACCAGGTCGTGGGTGTCGGCGACGACGCACTCGTCAAGGTCATCGACATCGATCTCGAGCGTCGTCGTATCTCGTTGAGCCTCAAGCAGGCCAACGAGGACTACGCAGAAGAGTTCGATCCGTCCAAGTACGGCATGGCCGACTCGTACGACGAGGGTGGCAACTACATCTTCCCCGAAGGCTTCGACTCCGAGACCAACGAATGGCTCGAAGGTTACGAGAAGCAGCGTGAAGAGTGGGAAGGCCGCTACGCCGAGGCTGAGCGTCGTCACAAGATGCACACCGCTCAGATGGAGAAGACAGCCAAGGACGAAGCTGCCGAGGCTGCCAACACCAACTACTCCTCGGAGTCGGGCCAGGCCCCTGCCGAAGCAGAAGGCGATGCTCCCGCAGCATCGGCTCCGGCTTCGACCGGTGGATCGCTTGCCAGCGACGCACAGCTTGCTGCGCTGCGCGAGAAGCTGTCGGGCAACGCCTGA
- the coaE gene encoding dephospho-CoA kinase, giving the protein MLRLGLTGGIGAGKSTVSKILAGLGGVLVDADVIAREVVEPGTDGLAQLVDTFGEDILGPDGALDRAALAAKAFRDDESRGKLNAIVHPLVGQRTSELVEGAPEDAVIVQDIPLLVEGKMGALFHLVAVVYVDSEERVKRLVGQRKMIEQDVRARIAAQATDDARRAAADVWIDNSGAPGDTEDVARSLWFDRLVPFERNIREGTVVTARPTLVESDPTWADQAGRLVARIAVACGSAAVRIDHIGSSAVADMEAVDTIDIQITVTGLGVADSLTEPLGRIGFPRIQHIESDDPKPAYGIGGEADPAVWGMRFHGAADPGRTANIYVRVDGWPAQQFSLVFRDWLRADPAAAAEYLDIKARAAAVAEGIADDQEAVTAYTDAKAPWFDRAYARAWEWAEKTGWQA; this is encoded by the coding sequence ATGTTGAGACTCGGCCTCACCGGAGGCATCGGAGCAGGGAAGTCCACAGTGTCGAAGATTCTCGCGGGGCTCGGTGGTGTTTTGGTGGACGCCGACGTGATCGCGAGAGAAGTAGTCGAGCCAGGGACTGATGGCTTGGCGCAACTCGTCGACACATTCGGCGAGGACATTCTCGGGCCGGACGGAGCACTCGACCGTGCTGCACTCGCGGCCAAGGCATTTCGCGACGACGAATCGCGAGGGAAACTGAATGCGATCGTCCACCCTCTGGTGGGGCAGCGAACCTCGGAACTCGTCGAGGGCGCACCCGAGGACGCAGTGATAGTTCAGGACATTCCGCTGTTGGTCGAGGGCAAGATGGGTGCACTGTTCCATCTCGTAGCCGTGGTCTACGTGGACTCGGAAGAGCGCGTGAAACGTTTGGTCGGGCAGCGGAAGATGATCGAGCAGGACGTCCGTGCACGGATCGCAGCCCAGGCGACCGATGACGCGCGACGTGCCGCGGCCGACGTCTGGATAGACAACAGTGGTGCGCCCGGTGATACCGAAGATGTGGCGCGCAGCCTGTGGTTCGACCGGCTCGTACCGTTCGAACGCAACATCCGTGAGGGCACCGTTGTCACTGCCCGCCCCACCCTTGTGGAGTCGGATCCAACATGGGCGGACCAGGCAGGTAGGTTGGTGGCCCGTATTGCGGTCGCCTGCGGAAGTGCAGCCGTTCGAATCGATCACATCGGATCGAGTGCTGTTGCCGATATGGAAGCGGTCGACACCATCGACATCCAGATCACGGTTACCGGGCTGGGCGTCGCCGACTCGCTGACAGAACCGTTGGGCAGAATCGGCTTTCCTCGCATCCAGCACATCGAATCGGACGATCCCAAGCCCGCGTACGGCATCGGGGGAGAAGCAGATCCTGCGGTGTGGGGCATGCGATTTCATGGAGCTGCCGATCCGGGCCGAACGGCCAACATCTACGTCAGGGTCGACGGCTGGCCGGCTCAGCAGTTCTCGCTCGTATTTCGTGATTGGCTCCGCGCTGATCCTGCTGCCGCTGCCGAATACCTCGATATCAAGGCAAGAGCAGCCGCGGTCGCCGAGGGGATTGCCGACGATCAGGAAGCTGTCACCGCGTACACGGATGCGAAGGCGCCATGGTTCGATCGAGCCTACGCTCGTGCGTGGGAATGGGCCGAAAAGACCGGTTGGCAGGCCTAA
- a CDS encoding DUF402 domain-containing protein has product MHAPKVEYFDLDASTNTDPKGVVRPVDEYRAEPWGLYMARPSDHPQFDYLQSWLLPSLGIRASIFHYLPGHRRDQNYYVDIGEFVAAPHVWTSTDHYLDITVRTGRGFDLLDADELLQARVEHHLDAETAELAMHRAVTAIDGLARFDYDLDAWLASIGMPTTWRPQAAR; this is encoded by the coding sequence GTGCACGCCCCCAAAGTCGAATACTTCGACCTCGACGCGTCGACGAACACCGACCCCAAGGGCGTCGTTCGCCCCGTTGACGAGTACCGGGCCGAGCCCTGGGGTCTGTACATGGCCAGGCCGTCCGACCATCCCCAGTTCGACTATCTACAGTCCTGGCTGCTCCCGAGCCTCGGAATACGTGCGTCGATATTCCACTACCTACCGGGACACCGACGTGATCAAAATTACTATGTCGACATCGGTGAATTCGTAGCTGCGCCGCACGTCTGGACGTCGACCGACCATTACCTCGACATCACGGTGAGAACCGGGCGCGGATTCGACCTCCTCGATGCGGACGAACTCTTGCAGGCACGCGTGGAGCATCACCTCGACGCGGAGACGGCCGAGCTTGCGATGCACCGTGCCGTGACGGCAATCGATGGACTTGCTCGGTTCGACTACGACCTGGACGCGTGGTTGGCATCGATCGGGATGCCGACCACGTGGCGCCCGCAAGCTGCCCGTTAG